A region from the Terriglobia bacterium genome encodes:
- a CDS encoding tryptophan 2,3-dioxygenase, with protein sequence MSELTYANYLHLDDLLALQSPRSDPPEHDEMLFIVIHQVYELWFKETLHELEKVKRDFSSGDLFGAIHTLKRVRNVLKTLVGQLDVLETMTPMSFSAFRDRLERASGFQSLQYREVEFVLGYRRVEMVAYHPEGSKARRTLERRLGERSVVDHLYDFLALQGVEIPERLRARDLSLPNGPDETVQRGILRLYRERADIGVLFELLTDIDEGMQEWRYRHVKLVERTIGNKKGTGGSLGVEFLKRSLFQPFFHDLWAIRHEL encoded by the coding sequence ATGAGTGAGCTGACGTACGCGAATTATCTCCACCTCGACGATCTCCTCGCGCTGCAGTCGCCGCGCTCCGACCCTCCGGAGCACGATGAGATGCTCTTCATCGTGATCCACCAGGTCTACGAGCTGTGGTTCAAGGAGACGCTCCACGAGCTCGAGAAGGTGAAGCGCGATTTCTCGTCGGGGGACCTCTTCGGAGCGATCCACACCCTGAAGCGCGTGCGGAACGTCCTCAAGACCCTCGTCGGTCAGCTCGACGTCCTCGAGACGATGACGCCGATGTCGTTCAGCGCGTTCCGCGACCGACTGGAGCGCGCCTCCGGATTCCAGTCGCTCCAGTACCGCGAGGTGGAGTTCGTCCTCGGTTACCGGCGCGTCGAGATGGTCGCCTATCACCCCGAAGGGTCCAAGGCCCGCCGCACCCTGGAGCGCCGGCTCGGAGAGCGCTCCGTCGTCGACCATCTCTACGACTTCCTCGCCCTCCAGGGGGTCGAGATCCCGGAGCGCCTCCGGGCGAGGGACCTCTCCCTCCCGAACGGGCCCGACGAGACCGTGCAGCGAGGGATCCTGCGACTGTACCGGGAGCGCGCGGACATCGGCGTTCTCTTCGAGCTGCTGACCGACATCGACGAGGGGATGCAGGAGTGGCGCTATCGCCACGTGAAGCTCGTCGAGCGAACCATCGGGAACAAGAAGGGGACCGGGGGCTCGCTCGGCGTCGAATTCCTCAAGAGGAGCCTGTTCCA